One genomic segment of Natrialbaceae archaeon AArc-T1-2 includes these proteins:
- a CDS encoding thiamine pyrophosphate-dependent enzyme, translating to MSAFNAIGTGTDREVDREEFTPGLEPQPTWCPGCGDFGVLKALKQALPEVGKSPDEVLTVTGIGCSGKLNSYLDTYGFHTIHGRSLPVARAAKLANPDLEVIAAGGDGDGYGIGGNHFIHTARENHDMTYIVFNNEVFGLTKGQTSPTSPKGHKSKTQPSGSAKTPLRPLSMALTAGATYIARTAAVNPNQAKEILVEAIEHDGFAHVDFLTQCPTWNKDARQYVPYVDVQDSEDYEFDVTDRREAAEMMIETEDVLHEGTVLTGRYYIDEDSPSYGTEKRALGDVPEEPLAERYFDDDYEWERSYDLLDRHT from the coding sequence ATGAGCGCATTCAACGCAATCGGAACGGGAACGGATCGAGAGGTAGACCGCGAGGAGTTCACGCCCGGTCTCGAGCCCCAACCGACCTGGTGTCCGGGCTGTGGTGACTTCGGCGTCCTCAAAGCGCTAAAACAGGCGCTACCGGAGGTCGGAAAGAGCCCCGACGAGGTGTTGACGGTCACCGGAATCGGCTGTTCGGGCAAGCTGAACAGCTACCTCGACACGTACGGCTTCCACACGATCCACGGCCGGTCGCTGCCCGTCGCACGCGCGGCGAAACTCGCCAACCCCGACCTCGAGGTGATCGCCGCGGGCGGGGACGGCGACGGCTACGGCATCGGGGGGAACCACTTCATCCACACGGCCCGGGAGAACCACGACATGACCTACATCGTGTTCAACAACGAGGTCTTCGGCCTGACGAAAGGCCAGACTTCGCCCACGAGCCCGAAAGGTCATAAGTCCAAAACGCAGCCATCCGGCAGCGCGAAGACGCCGCTGCGGCCGCTGTCGATGGCGCTGACCGCCGGGGCGACCTACATCGCTCGCACGGCCGCGGTCAACCCGAACCAGGCGAAAGAGATCCTCGTGGAGGCGATCGAACACGACGGCTTCGCCCACGTCGATTTCCTCACCCAGTGTCCGACCTGGAACAAGGACGCCCGCCAGTACGTCCCCTACGTCGACGTTCAGGACTCGGAGGACTACGAGTTCGACGTCACGGACCGCCGTGAGGCCGCCGAGATGATGATCGAGACCGAGGACGTCCTCCACGAGGGGACCGTCCTCACCGGTCGGTACTACATCGACGAGGACAGCCCCTCCTACGGGACGGAGAAACGAGCGCTCGGCGACGTGCCCGAAGAGCCACTCGCCGAACGCTACTTCGACGACGACTACGAGTGGGAACGCAGCTACGACCTGCTCGATCGACACACGTAA
- the lrpA1 gene encoding HTH-type transcriptional regulator LrpA1, whose product MSSRSTEDRILEVLEEDAQASYAEIADRADVSKPTVRKYIDQLESDGVIVGYSADVDPKKLSSQTIALVGVDVASERYVEATNALKSLEEIESLYSSSGDHMLMAEVRAEDGDELGDIIAEEILEIEGVTAAHPSFLQERLK is encoded by the coding sequence ATGAGCAGCCGATCGACGGAAGATCGTATCCTCGAAGTTCTCGAGGAAGACGCCCAGGCCTCCTACGCCGAGATCGCGGACCGGGCGGACGTCTCGAAACCCACCGTTCGAAAGTACATCGACCAACTCGAGTCAGACGGCGTCATCGTCGGCTACTCGGCCGACGTCGACCCGAAGAAGCTCTCGAGTCAGACGATCGCGCTGGTCGGGGTCGACGTCGCAAGCGAACGCTACGTCGAAGCGACCAACGCGCTCAAATCGCTCGAAGAGATCGAGTCGCTGTACAGTTCAAGCGGCGATCACATGCTGATGGCGGAGGTGCGAGCCGAAGACGGCGACGAGCTCGGCGACATCATCGCCGAGGAGATCCTCGAGATCGAAGGCGTCACGGCCGCACATCCGTCGTTCTTGCAGGAACGACTCAAGTGA
- a CDS encoding SRPBCC family protein: protein MATYERETRVDASLEDVWTFHSRVEGLEALTPDWMGLRVERVVGPDDVSSPTVLEAGTELSLSMRPFDVGPRTYWTSRITSRERTEGAAVFRDEMIDGPFDRWLHTHAFYADGTSTIVRDRIEYALPMGGVGAALEPFSRIGFEPMFRYRHRRTKALLEG, encoded by the coding sequence ATGGCAACGTACGAACGCGAGACCCGCGTCGACGCGTCGCTCGAGGACGTCTGGACGTTTCACTCGCGAGTCGAGGGTCTCGAGGCGCTGACGCCCGACTGGATGGGACTTCGCGTCGAACGCGTGGTCGGCCCCGACGACGTCTCGTCTCCGACGGTGCTCGAGGCGGGAACGGAACTCTCGCTGTCGATGCGGCCGTTCGACGTGGGTCCGCGAACGTACTGGACGTCGCGTATCACCTCCCGCGAGCGAACCGAGGGGGCGGCCGTCTTTCGCGACGAGATGATCGACGGTCCCTTCGATCGGTGGCTCCATACGCACGCGTTCTACGCCGACGGGACGTCGACGATCGTCCGCGACCGGATCGAGTACGCGCTGCCGATGGGTGGGGTGGGCGCCGCTCTCGAGCCGTTCTCGCGGATCGGGTTCGAGCCCATGTTTCGATACCGCCACCGGCGGACGAAGGCGTTGCTCGAGGGGTAG
- a CDS encoding nitrous oxide reductase accessory protein NosL — MCEFASSPPSRRQLLAAVGIGAAAALAGCLGDDSDDDPADDADPADDDEGEFWPSDEVPVDELAEVPAEAVCVVCPMPPAEYPDWNAQAAHEDGTRAFFCSPGCAIAYTVYPDVFDAPEASLANWWVTDVATGEAVDGHETYYVLDSNPDRAHGPMVNPYPFADREGALEYAGEYDDLEEDDVIAGDELDSDVAMAFRETYVERARAE, encoded by the coding sequence ATGTGTGAGTTCGCATCGTCTCCGCCCAGTAGACGGCAGCTGCTGGCGGCCGTGGGGATCGGAGCGGCCGCGGCGCTTGCGGGCTGTCTGGGCGACGACTCGGACGACGATCCAGCGGACGACGCCGATCCGGCGGACGACGACGAGGGCGAGTTCTGGCCGTCCGACGAGGTGCCGGTCGACGAACTCGCCGAGGTGCCAGCCGAGGCGGTCTGTGTCGTCTGCCCGATGCCGCCGGCCGAGTACCCCGACTGGAACGCCCAGGCTGCACACGAGGACGGGACGCGGGCGTTCTTCTGTTCGCCCGGCTGTGCGATCGCGTACACGGTCTATCCCGATGTCTTCGATGCACCCGAGGCATCGCTGGCCAACTGGTGGGTCACCGACGTCGCGACGGGCGAGGCCGTCGACGGCCACGAGACGTACTACGTCCTCGATTCGAATCCGGACCGGGCTCACGGACCGATGGTGAACCCGTATCCCTTCGCCGACCGGGAAGGTGCCCTCGAGTACGCAGGCGAGTACGACGACCTCGAGGAAGACGACGTCATCGCCGGGGACGAACTCGACTCGGACGTCGCGATGGCGTTCAGAGAGACGTACGTCGAACGGGCGCGGGCGGAGTGA
- a CDS encoding 2-oxoacid:acceptor oxidoreductase subunit alpha, producing MSDNELIWRIAGGSGDGIDSTSQNFATALMRAGLDVFTHRHYPSRIRGGHTYVEIRAADREVQSRGDGYNFLLALGDSFARNPQEDSVYDNEEIKPLSENVDELREGGVIVYDEGLLSEEDVEELDLEARAEENDWHVYPLDLRGLAREYGREVMRNTAGVGATAALLEMDLEHIEDLMEDAMGGEVLETNIEILHEAYESVRDEYEFTHDLRVPEGDHDEQQALLSGSNAIAYGAIDAGCRFIAGYPMTPWTDVFTILTQNFPDMGGIAEQVEDEIAAAALALGASHAGVKAMSGSSGGGFALMSEPLGLAEMTETPIVLIEAMRAGPSTGMPTKPEQGDLEHVLYTSQGDSSRVVFAPGDIEEAYEQTRLAFHLAYEYQLPAIVIYDQKLSGENKNVPVSFFDREPEPALGSTLTEEELAEAAHDASGKFRRFQHDPDNDAGVSPRSLPGQEGGRYLATGNEHTPEGHIEEDPDNRVAQMERRIGKLEAIREELDEEHPSNQTYYGDETADFGIITWGSSHGAVAEAVDRLNAHGHSVKGVTVSDMMPFPETEMTEFIESVDEAMVVEMNATAQFRGLLQKELGRFGEKLTSLLKYNGNPFEPAEVVEGYEVNVADTDEEPTAQVRIEPAAGD from the coding sequence ATGAGCGACAACGAACTCATCTGGCGAATCGCGGGCGGTTCCGGAGACGGGATCGACTCGACGAGCCAGAACTTTGCGACGGCGCTGATGCGCGCGGGTCTCGACGTCTTTACACATCGTCACTATCCGTCACGGATTCGTGGCGGTCACACGTACGTCGAGATCCGTGCCGCGGATCGGGAGGTACAGTCACGGGGGGACGGCTACAACTTCCTGCTCGCGCTTGGCGACTCGTTCGCCCGGAACCCGCAGGAAGATTCCGTCTACGACAACGAGGAGATCAAACCACTCTCGGAGAACGTAGACGAACTCCGCGAGGGCGGCGTCATCGTCTACGACGAGGGACTGCTTAGCGAGGAAGACGTCGAGGAACTGGACCTCGAGGCGCGTGCCGAGGAGAACGACTGGCACGTCTACCCGCTCGATCTGCGGGGACTCGCGAGGGAGTACGGCCGCGAAGTCATGCGAAACACCGCCGGCGTCGGCGCGACGGCCGCGTTGCTCGAGATGGACCTCGAGCACATCGAGGACCTGATGGAAGATGCCATGGGCGGCGAGGTCCTCGAGACGAACATTGAGATCCTCCACGAGGCCTACGAATCGGTCCGAGACGAGTACGAGTTTACCCACGACCTGCGCGTTCCGGAGGGCGACCACGACGAACAGCAGGCGCTTCTGTCGGGTTCGAACGCGATCGCCTACGGCGCGATCGACGCCGGCTGTCGGTTCATCGCCGGCTACCCGATGACGCCGTGGACGGACGTCTTCACGATCCTGACCCAGAACTTCCCCGATATGGGTGGGATCGCCGAACAGGTCGAAGACGAGATCGCCGCCGCGGCGCTTGCCCTCGGTGCGAGTCACGCCGGCGTGAAAGCGATGTCCGGCTCCTCCGGCGGCGGCTTCGCCCTGATGAGCGAACCGCTCGGCCTCGCGGAGATGACCGAAACTCCGATCGTCCTGATCGAGGCGATGCGGGCCGGTCCCTCCACCGGTATGCCGACCAAGCCCGAGCAAGGAGACTTAGAGCACGTCCTCTATACGAGCCAGGGCGATTCCTCGAGAGTCGTCTTTGCACCCGGCGACATCGAGGAGGCCTACGAGCAGACGCGACTGGCGTTTCACCTCGCCTACGAGTATCAGCTCCCGGCGATCGTCATCTACGACCAGAAGCTCAGTGGCGAGAACAAAAACGTCCCGGTCAGCTTCTTCGATCGCGAGCCCGAGCCGGCGCTCGGCTCGACGCTCACCGAGGAGGAACTGGCCGAAGCTGCCCACGACGCCTCCGGGAAGTTCCGACGGTTCCAGCACGACCCCGACAACGACGCGGGCGTCAGTCCACGGTCGCTGCCGGGACAGGAGGGCGGACGATACCTCGCGACGGGCAACGAGCACACGCCCGAGGGACACATCGAGGAAGACCCCGATAACCGCGTCGCCCAGATGGAACGTCGGATCGGGAAACTCGAGGCGATCCGCGAAGAACTCGACGAGGAACACCCCTCGAACCAGACCTACTACGGCGATGAGACGGCAGACTTCGGTATCATCACGTGGGGGTCGTCCCACGGTGCTGTCGCCGAGGCGGTCGACCGCCTGAACGCGCACGGTCACTCCGTAAAAGGCGTCACCGTCTCCGATATGATGCCCTTCCCCGAGACGGAGATGACCGAGTTCATAGAGAGCGTCGACGAGGCGATGGTCGTCGAGATGAACGCTACCGCCCAGTTCCGCGGGCTGCTCCAGAAGGAGCTGGGTCGGTTCGGCGAGAAACTGACGAGCCTGCTCAAGTACAACGGTAACCCGTTCGAACCCGCAGAGGTCGTCGAAGGCTACGAGGTCAACGTCGCCGACACCGACGAGGAACCGACCGCACAGGTACGAATCGAACCTGCAGCAGGTGACTGA